In the Oreochromis aureus strain Israel breed Guangdong linkage group 14, ZZ_aureus, whole genome shotgun sequence genome, one interval contains:
- the LOC116323011 gene encoding uncharacterized protein LOC116323011, with product MITGHGKADLFITAAGWNWTLQCFQTSTNPDTVMVMAQTLDQCMPGSNSDIYKTSCLSLNVNEGFNNIKLDTAQNCKGVSTPAVRGNQCDKNLTDNMCINVTSGEKMCISLVTNEKVRMKFSCIQQNPVSICNDTDLQFHSVNKTWIDALEHCRQENSSLVEIYNDTVGVEVKNLLQNKTDSHTGVWVGLERSIFGKNPEWKWISGSKVSYYQWNNSFPVNSLNNHCGKIISVNEAKEIKWLDANCHEKLPFICQRLKNKTCFTKASTLNPVLCIDISKDNSNQC from the exons ATGATTACAGGTCATGGAAAGGCTGATCTATTTATCACTGCTGCTGG TTGGAACTGGACACTTCAATGTTTTCAAACCAGCACAAACCCTGACACAGTGATGGTTATGGCTCAGACACTGGATCAATGTATGCCTGGGAGCAACTCTGATATATACAAAACTAGCTGTTTGTCTTTGAACGTAAACGAAG GATTCAACAACATAAAACTGGACACTGCTCAGAACTGCAAAGGCGTATCCACTCCAGCTGTCAGAGGAAATCAATGTGACAAAAATCTCACTGATAACATGTGTATCAACGTTACATCAGG GGAGAAAATGTGTATCTCCTTGGTAACTAATGAGAAAGTAAGAATGAAATTCAGCTGCATTCAACAAAACCCAGTCAGTATCTGTAATGACACTG ATCTGCAGTTCCACTCAGTAAACAAAACTTGGATTGATGCATTGGAGCACTGTCGGCAAGAGAATTCCTCCTTGGTTGAAATCTACAATGACACAGTCGGTGTTGAAGTTAAAAATTtgctgcaaaataaaacagactcacacacagggGTGTGGGTCGGCCTGGAACGATCCATTTTTGGCAAAAATCCTGAATGGAAATGGATTTCAGGGTCAAAGGTTTCATATTATCAGTGGAACAACAGTTTTCCTGTGAACTCCTTAAACAACCACTGTGGAAAGATCATCTCGGTTAATGAGGCAAAAGAAATCAAGTGGCTGGATGCAAACTGCCATGAAAAACTGCCATTCATCTGTCAAC GTCTGAAGAACAAGACTTGCTTTACTAAAGCATCTACTCTAAATCCAG TGCTTTGCATTGACATCAGCAAGGACAACAGCAATCAATGCTAA